Part of the Spinacia oleracea cultivar Varoflay chromosome 5, BTI_SOV_V1, whole genome shotgun sequence genome, TATGCCTCCCAATTGCCCAAATTTAGAAGCACGAGAGGATGATGAATGGATTGAGGAGCCCTTGGCCTATGACACAGATGTAGAATATGATTATTCTACAATAGAAGAAGATGTGACATATAAGAAGTTGCTTGAAGCTTCTGAGGAGAAATTGTACGAGGGGTGTATCAATTTTTcaaagttatcttttctgttaCACTTGTTTCACTTGAAGTGTATGAATCACTGGTCCATAGAATCTTTCAATATGTTGTTGAAGCTAATTCTAGATGCATTTCCTCAAATACTTGATTTTCCCTCTTCTTATTATTACAGtaagaaaatgataaaagaCTTGGGCCTTGGGTATGAAAAGATTGATGCTTGTCCGAATAATTGCATGTTGTATTGGGGTGAATTTTTAAAGAAAGACAAGTGTCATGTTTGTGGTACATCGAGGTGGAAGAAAACTAAGGATAGGGGCAACGTTGTAAGTGATCAAGGTACGGATACTTGTAAGAAAGGTGTGCCAGCTAAGGTAATGCGATATTTCCCTCTTATACCGAGACTAAAAAGAATCTACATGTCATCATCAACAGCAGAAGATATGAGATGGCATGATACAGAGCGATTGGGTGAAGATGATAAGAAGATTTTAAGGCATCCTTCAGATGGCTTAGCATGGAAGGCATTTGATGAGCGTCACAGTGATTTTGCATTAGACCCTCGTAGTGTTCGATTAGGTcttgcgagtgatggttttaatCCTTACCGTTTAATGAACACCACTTATAGTACGTGGCCAGTGATGTTGATTCCTTATAATCTTCCACCATGGTTATGTATGAAACCGTCTTCTTTCATTCTGTCCACGCTTATTCCTGGAAAATCAGGTCCCGGAAATGATATTGACGTGTATCTGCAGCCATTAGTGCATGAATTGAAATTGCTGTGGACAGGGGTTGAAGCTTTTGATGCTTTTGCCGGAGAGAAATTTAATTTGCGTGCGGCTTTGCTTTGGACTATTAATGACTTTCCCGGCTATACAATGCTCTCTGGTTTGAGCATAAAAGGTTACAATGCATGTCCTATATGCTTAGATTCCACGCCTTCTGATAGATTTGGGAGCAAGATTTGCTATTGTAGCTATAGAAAATGGTTACCTGCAGATCACCCATATCGATGTCAAGGTGACAAGTTTTGTGAGAAGTTTGGAACTAATGAGTGGGGTAAATCCCCATCTCGTCCTAGCGGCACTGATATATTGAGGCAGCAAGAAAAGGTGAAGCATGTTTACGGAAAGTCGAAGGCACCACCGAAAAAGAGGCAAAGAGGACacgatgatgacgatgatgtcCAAGATGAAAGTGACTTTGGTACCAAGAGAAGCATATTCTTTGATTTGGTGTATTGGGAGCATAATCTTCTAAGGCATAATTTAGATGtgatgcacattgagaaaaacgTGTCTGAGAATATTTTGGGAACTCTTCTTAGCATGGATAAGAGTAGAGATAGTAGGAATGATCGAGAAGCCCTTGAAGCATGGAGAATAAAGTCTCACCTTTGGCTGAGTACTAATCCTAACGGAGGTGAATGCATGCCTCCGGCTTCCTATTCTATGTCTACGGAGGAGAAGGAGAGGTTCCTAAATGTTTTGCAGAAAATTAAAGTTCCTGATGGATATGGATCCAACCTTTCTAGTTGTGTGAATATGAAGCAAAGGAAGTTGATTAACCTCAAAAGTCATGACAACCATGTTCTAATGCAGGATATCCTTCCCGTTGCCTTAAGGGCCTCTAAAGCTACAAAAGTAATTGACTTGTTGGCTAGATTGTCTTCCTTTTTCAAGAAGTTGTGCTCTACAACTATTGATCCAGATGATTTAGATGGTCttcaaaatgaaattattttaacTCTTTGTGAGTTGGAAAAGGAGTTTCTGCCTTCATTTTTCACAATCATGGTCCATTTGTTGATTCACTTAGTGGAGGAGGTTAAACTTGGTGGACCAGTGCAATACAGATGGATGTATCCCATTGAAAGGTTAATATCTTACACGTCTaaattatattctttttatttaatatttcacatttatcatatattaagTACAAATGTTTTATTTGAAAGGTACTTGTCCCATTTGAAATCACATGTAACCAATAAAGCCCAACCTGAAGGATCTATTGCAGAAGGCTTCCTTTTAGAGGAGACAATTAGGTTTTGTTCGAGATATCTTCAAGGTGTTAAGACCATTTTCAACATACCTAAAAGGATGGATGATGACATTCCAAATCCCAATGATTACTTGTTTAATTCTGGTGGTCGAGTTATTGGGAAGGAGGTCAGCATTCGCCTTGATGACAAAAGCTTAAAACAAGCTCATCGCTACATTTTGCTTCACTCTGATGAGATAAAAGGGGATCTGGAGTAAGTATTATGTTGGTTTTCTTTtgaattatcaattgttataatagatgatttttaattttgttcttcttccatgAAGTGAATTTTTAACCGAGAAACGTCAAATGAACTTACAAAATCCTGTCACGGAGAGTGATGAAAGTAACTGGATCATCAATGAGTTTGGAGGGTGGCTGCAAAATAAGGTTACTTAAGTTCTTTTAATGTGAATACAtacttcttttaaaaaaaatgtatttg contains:
- the LOC130461594 gene encoding uncharacterized protein, with protein sequence MDKSWIDLPTGHHEYIDGCMEFIEFAKQDLVEGKIRCPCKNCKVEKWFSVNEVERHILFKGFYKPYKDWIFHGKGDTFQRMFESDGGITSEGSLDNQSGFVGRDNMGGLLRSAFSVNMPPNCPNLEAREDDEWIEEPLAYDTDVEYDYSTIEEDVTYKKLLEASEEKLYEGCINFSKLSFLLHLFHLKCMNHWSIESFNMLLKLILDAFPQILDFPSSYYYSKKMIKDLGLGYEKIDACPNNCMLYWGEFLKKDKCHVCGTSRWKKTKDRGNVVSDQGTDTCKKGVPAKVMRYFPLIPRLKRIYMSSSTAEDMRWHDTERLGEDDKKILRHPSDGLAWKAFDERHSDFALDPRSVRLGLASDGFNPYRLMNTTYSTWPVMLIPYNLPPWLCMKPSSFILSTLIPGKSGPGNDIDVYLQPLVHELKLLWTGVEAFDAFAGEKFNLRAALLWTINDFPGYTMLSGLSIKGYNACPICLDSTPSDRFGSKICYCSYRKWLPADHPYRCQGDKFCEKFGTNEWGKSPSRPSGTDILRQQEKVKHVYGKSKAPPKKRQRGHDDDDDVQDESDFGTKRSIFFDLVYWEHNLLRHNLDVMHIEKNVSENILGTLLSMDKSRDSRNDREALEAWRIKSHLWLSTNPNGGECMPPASYSMSTEEKERFLNVLQKIKVPDGYGSNLSSCVNMKQRKLINLKSHDNHVLMQDILPVALRASKATKVIDLLARLSSFFKKLCSTTIDPDDLDGLQNEIILTLCELEKEFLPSFFTIMVHLLIHLVEEVKLGGPVQYRWMYPIERLISYTSKLYSFYLIFHIYHILSTNVLFERYLSHLKSHVTNKAQPEGSIAEGFLLEETIRFCSRYLQGVKTIFNIPKRMDDDIPNPNDYLFNSGGRVIGKEVSIRLDDKSLKQAHRYILLHSDEIKGDLDEFLTEKRQMNLQNPVTESDESNWIINEFGGWLQNKVHYIDATTEDGKLRKALAGGLHSYGRKLKGYIINGYKFLSTDRDSRLLTQNSGIMVEADGDAYYGKVKDIYELDYYGDYKVVLFRCDWVDIHRGVKAYPNGGVCVNFSKLMHSGRLLQDDPFVFSSQAKQVFYIEDEIQKGWLHVVKNKPRDVFDLGDSLPVEEEGGTN